Proteins from a single region of Streptomyces spinoverrucosus:
- a CDS encoding PepSY-associated TM helix domain-containing protein, whose product MTTAPSTSTDEAPQPTAATPRSSRWAPLRPLILRLHFYAGLLVAPFLLVAATTGFLYAGSFQAEKIVYADEMTVPEVGDTKLPISEQVAAAREAHPQGTVSAVRPSPEDDATTRVLLSGVPGVDEDHTLAVFVDPYTGKVRGALEQYGSTGALPLRTWIDEFHRDLHLGDTGRLYSELAASWLWVIAAGGLVLWFSRRRALRRVRGTSGRSRSLGLHGTIGVWAAIGFFFLSATGLTWSTYAGANIDELRTSLGHSTPSVSASAGGDHGGHGAAAGSGGSGEHGVGLDKVLAAARAEGLSDPVEIVPPADASSAYVVKQVQRSWPEKQDSVAIDPATGEVTDVLRFADYPLLAKLTRWGIDLHTGVLFGLVNQIALMLLALSLIVLIVLGYRMWWQRGRGSAFGRPIPRGAWAKVPPQILVPLLAVVAVVGYFVPLLGIPLAAFIVVDVILGEIAHRRGRRTHGSGGGAADGVAAE is encoded by the coding sequence GACCACCGCTCCCTCGACCAGCACGGACGAGGCCCCGCAGCCGACCGCCGCGACGCCGAGATCCAGCAGATGGGCACCCCTGCGCCCGCTCATCCTGCGCCTGCACTTCTACGCCGGGCTGCTCGTCGCCCCCTTCCTGCTCGTCGCGGCCACCACCGGCTTCCTGTACGCCGGGTCGTTCCAGGCCGAGAAGATCGTGTACGCCGACGAGATGACCGTCCCCGAGGTCGGCGACACCAAGCTGCCCATATCCGAGCAGGTGGCCGCCGCCCGCGAGGCCCACCCCCAGGGCACGGTCTCGGCCGTACGGCCCTCCCCGGAGGACGACGCCACCACGCGCGTACTGCTGTCCGGGGTGCCGGGTGTCGACGAGGACCACACGCTCGCCGTGTTCGTCGACCCCTACACCGGGAAGGTGCGCGGCGCCCTGGAGCAGTACGGCTCCACCGGGGCGCTGCCGCTGCGCACCTGGATCGACGAGTTCCACCGCGATCTGCATCTCGGCGACACCGGTCGCCTCTACAGCGAACTCGCCGCGAGCTGGCTGTGGGTGATCGCGGCCGGTGGTCTGGTGCTGTGGTTCTCCCGCCGCCGCGCCCTGCGCAGGGTGCGCGGCACCAGCGGGCGGTCCCGCTCCCTCGGCCTGCACGGCACGATCGGCGTCTGGGCCGCGATCGGGTTCTTCTTCCTGTCGGCGACCGGACTGACCTGGTCGACGTACGCCGGTGCGAACATCGACGAACTGCGCACCTCGCTCGGCCACTCCACGCCGTCGGTCTCGGCGTCGGCGGGGGGCGACCACGGGGGCCACGGCGCCGCCGCGGGTTCCGGGGGGAGCGGCGAGCACGGCGTCGGTCTCGACAAGGTGCTGGCCGCCGCCCGGGCGGAGGGGCTGAGCGACCCCGTGGAGATCGTGCCGCCGGCCGACGCGAGCTCGGCGTACGTGGTGAAGCAGGTGCAGCGCAGCTGGCCCGAGAAGCAGGACTCGGTCGCCATCGACCCGGCGACCGGCGAGGTCACCGACGTGCTGCGGTTCGCCGACTATCCGCTGCTCGCGAAGCTGACCCGCTGGGGCATCGACCTGCACACCGGCGTCCTGTTCGGGCTGGTGAACCAGATCGCCCTGATGCTGCTCGCGCTGTCCCTGATCGTGCTGATCGTGCTCGGCTACCGCATGTGGTGGCAGCGCGGCCGCGGCTCCGCCTTCGGCCGGCCGATCCCGCGCGGCGCCTGGGCGAAGGTGCCGCCGCAGATCCTGGTCCCGCTGCTGGCGGTGGTCGCCGTCGTCGGCTACTTCGTGCCGCTGCTCGGCATACCGCTGGCCGCGTTCATCGTGGTGGACGTGATCCTGGGCGAGATCGCCCACCGACGAGGACGCCGAACGCACGGCAGCGGGGGAGGGGCGGCCGACGGGGTGGCGGCCGAGTAG
- a CDS encoding tetratricopeptide repeat protein, whose amino-acid sequence MDTTYYDHGTPAERWDRARMFFDAKEYASAARILGGLVEEVPEQTGPRLLLARAYYHSAQLRRAEAELRVIVERDPVEHYARLMLGRTLQRQSRQEEAETHLRIASALAGDFDERT is encoded by the coding sequence GTGGACACGACGTACTACGACCACGGAACGCCGGCCGAGCGCTGGGACCGCGCGCGGATGTTCTTCGACGCCAAGGAGTACGCCTCCGCGGCGCGGATCCTGGGCGGTCTGGTCGAGGAGGTGCCGGAGCAGACGGGGCCGCGGCTGCTGCTGGCGCGCGCCTACTACCACTCGGCCCAACTGCGCCGCGCCGAGGCCGAGTTGCGCGTCATCGTGGAGCGCGACCCGGTGGAGCACTACGCCCGGCTGATGCTCGGCCGGACGCTCCAGCGCCAGAGTCGGCAGGAGGAGGCGGAGACGCATCTGCGGATCGCCTCGGCGCTCGCGGGCGACTTCGACGAGCGGACCTGA
- a CDS encoding pirin family protein, with the protein MSNLDRAPVPSVCGGRGFVVAEPVRELLSPRHVQLGESTEVRRLLPNLGRRMIAAWAFVDHYGPDDIADEPGMQVPPHPHMGLQTVSWLHEGEVLHRDSTGSLQTIRPKELGLMTSGRAISHSEESPKSHARFLHGAQLWVALPDAHRHTEPRFEHHAELPTVTAPGLTATVLLGDLDGATSPGTTYTPIVGADLALARGADVRLPLVPDFEYGVLSMSGEVHVDGVPVLPGSMLYLGCGRGELPLRAESDAGVMLLGGEPFAEELIMWWNFVGRTQAEIEQARADWMAGSRFGEVKGYDGAPLAAPELPATPLKSRGRVR; encoded by the coding sequence ATGAGCAACCTTGACCGCGCTCCGGTACCGAGCGTGTGCGGCGGCCGCGGCTTCGTCGTCGCCGAACCTGTCCGTGAGCTGCTGAGTCCTCGACACGTACAGCTCGGGGAGTCGACCGAGGTGCGCAGGCTGCTGCCGAACCTCGGCCGGCGGATGATCGCCGCATGGGCCTTCGTCGATCACTACGGTCCCGACGACATCGCCGACGAGCCCGGTATGCAGGTGCCGCCGCATCCGCACATGGGACTGCAGACGGTCAGCTGGCTGCACGAGGGCGAGGTGCTGCACCGCGACTCGACCGGCAGCCTGCAGACCATCAGGCCGAAGGAACTCGGGTTGATGACGTCGGGCCGGGCGATCAGTCACTCGGAAGAGAGCCCCAAGTCGCACGCCCGTTTCCTGCACGGCGCCCAACTCTGGGTCGCGCTGCCGGACGCCCACCGCCACACCGAGCCGAGGTTCGAGCACCACGCCGAGCTGCCCACGGTGACGGCGCCCGGTCTCACCGCGACCGTGCTGCTCGGTGATCTCGACGGCGCGACGTCGCCCGGGACGACGTACACCCCCATCGTGGGCGCCGACCTCGCGCTGGCTCGCGGCGCGGACGTCCGGCTGCCGCTCGTACCCGACTTCGAGTACGGGGTGCTGTCGATGTCCGGTGAGGTGCACGTCGACGGCGTGCCGGTGCTGCCGGGTTCGATGCTCTATCTGGGCTGCGGCCGCGGCGAACTGCCGCTGCGCGCCGAGTCGGACGCCGGCGTGATGCTGCTCGGCGGCGAACCGTTCGCCGAGGAGCTGATCATGTGGTGGAACTTCGTCGGCCGCACCCAGGCGGAGATCGAGCAGGCCCGCGCCGACTGGATGGCGGGGAGCCGGTTCGGCGAGGTGAAGGGGTACGACGGCGCCCCGCTCGCCGCCCCCGAGCTGCCGGCGACGCCCCTCAAGTCGCGCGGGCGCGTCCGCTAG